The Terriglobales bacterium genomic interval CAATCGCGGTGGTCGCCCAGGATGCTGCCAACAATTCTCAGACAGCACCGCCGGCAACCTCAGATAAAACCCCATCTGCCGCCGCGAATGCACCCACCCATGGCTCCGCAGCCCGAGCTCATCGTTCCCATCACGCTGGCGATTGGCTGAGCAAGTACAAAGGATTACCGCCCGACCAGCAACAGCGGGCGCTGGAGAACGATCCCGGATTTCGCAAGCTGCCTCCCGCGAACCAAGCCAAACTGTTAGAGAGGCTGCACAAGTTCAACAGCCTTTCGCCTGATAAGCAGCAACGGATCATCAAGCGTATGGAAACCTACGAGCACCTGAGCGCAGCCCAGCGGCAACAGGTGCGTGCGGCTTATGGCAAGATCAGGAAACTCCCGCCGCAGCGTCAAACCGCGATGAAGACGGCGATTCACGAACTGCGGCAGATGCCGGCGGAGCAACGCGGGCAGGCGGTAGATTCAGAGAAATATCGCAGCACGTTTTCCGATCAGGAACGAGACCTCCTCAAGCGTCTGGTGCAGTTGCCCCTCGCGCCGGTTCACGCGCAGAACGAAGAACAGCCCTCTGCCACGGCCAGCAGCCAATAATTAAACTTTTTGGATGATTGCTTAGTTCATGGTCGCCAGGGTGCGGCGGATATTCAGAGAAGTGTCGCGGATCTCATCCACATCCGAGGCGTCGGGCGACATCTTGAGGTAGTCTTCCAGGTCTTGAACCGCCCCGCGCATCTGTCCCAGGCTGTATCTCAAAAGCGCCCTTTGCTTCACATCTTCGGGCGAACGCGGATAGATGGCGAGGACCATGTCCACAATAGGAAGCGCTTTGCGGAAGTTGCGAGCGGTAAGGTAAACCGTTTTGAGATTGTTCAGAATTCGGGTCAGCATCTGGCGCCGGCTGACCGACATTAGAAACTGCGGCTGAAACGTCAGCTGGCCAGCATAAATTTCATTGAGGCGCTCTTTGCAGTCTTTGGCGGACAGAATGTGCCCGCCGTTGAATGCATCAATCAGTACCTGTCTGCCCTCAGGGTCATAATGTTTCAACAAAAAATGCCCGGGCATGCCGACGCCAAACAGCGGAAAACCGATCCGGCGCGCGACTTCCATATAAATAAGCGCGAGGGTGATGGGAATACCCAGCCTGCGGTCGAGCACATCATTTAAAAACGAGTTCCTGGGATCGTAGTACTCCTCGCGATTGCCACGCAGCTTTTCTTCTCCGAAGAGCACGGTATTCAACGCGAAAATGCTTTGGGCGGGATCGCCGACATCGCGTACCCGGCTACCGACGCGCTCGGCAAAAACTTCAATGCGCGCCACGTAAGATTCAATGTCGAGATTGGGATACTCAGTGCGAGCTATGGTCAGAGCTCCGCGCAGCAGATCAATGCGCTCGTCTTCCACATCGGAGCCGACTTGCGCGGCAAATGACCCTGCCACCTCTATCGTGCTCTCGCCGAGCTTCGACATGTATAAATCCTAACAAAACTATGGCCCGGCTACGCAGACTATTTTCGAATCTCGCGACGGACCCTGCTCTTGAGATGCAAAGTTTTGCGGTCGAGGGGCGAGCAGGAGCACGGCGTATCGGGAATTCACTCCAACAGGGCTGAGTTCCTGCAGATTTTCAGCAACTTCGTTCACGTATGCTCGACGAACTCATTGCCGGAAGAGATTTCTTAGTAAGAAGAACAAGTTTGCCGGACGTTCCGCTAAACGCCGCATGAGGTAGGGGTACCACTCAGTCCCAAACGGAATGTACACGCGCATCCCCCAGCCCTGCTGTACTAGCTTTTGTTGCAGATCGCGCCTGATGCCGTAAAGCATCTGGAATTCAAAAGCATCACGGCGTATCTGTTCTTTATCGGCGAAGCGAATCGTTTCTTCGATCATGCGCGGATCATGTGTCGCAATGCCGTGATATATGCCGCTTTTCACCAGCATTTTCATCAGCCGCACATAATTTGCATCTACTTCCGCTTTCTTTTGAAAGGCAATTTCCGGGGGCTCTTTGTAAGCCCCTTTGCAGAGCCGGATCCGGATACCTTCAGAAAGCAGGCGTTCCACGTCGGCTTCGCTGCGCCGCATGTACGACTGGATCACCGCCCCAACCGCGCCCGCGTTTCCCGGCTGGCGATGTATGTCGTGGACGAAATCCAGAGTTCTTTGCGTATACGGCGAGCCTTCCATATCGATCCGCACAAAATTGCGAGGAGTGCTGCGTGCCGCTCGCCCTACCAGCTTCGAAACCAGTTCTCGTGCCACACCCTCGTCGAGATCAAGTCCCATGTGCGTGAGCTTCAGGCTAATGTTGGCTTGCAGCTTCTGAGCTTCGATCTCATCCAGCAGTTGATGGTAAAGCGCCGCGCTATGGCGGGCTTCGTCGAGGCTCGTGACATTTTCTCCAAGATTGTCCACGCTGACGGTCATGCCGGCGCGGTTGACCGTTTGTGCAGCGCGAACCGCATCTTCGATGCTGGTTCCCGCTACGAAGCGTTGAGAAAGACGCAGGCCCAGAGATGAACGCTCGGCCAGGGCCCTGAGATGCCGATTTTCGGAGAGCCCGATCAGAGCCGCTCTTAGCAAAGCTCCTCACTGCAGGGGAAAGTGGACTGGGCTGCTCTGATTTTCAATCCCGGCTCCCCCATCGGTTGCGCAAAACGACAAAATTGTTTTATCACATGGCCGGCGAGGTTTGTCTCTGCCCATGGGCTGGGCGCTCCGCATGTTGGTTCAGCGTGGCAACTTAGGTGACTTATTGGATTTGACCCAGCCGCAGCGCTGGAATTCGCTTGATATCAGCTGTTATCTACACCGAATTTGAGGCAACCCGACTAGGGAGCCACTGGACATCACAGTTGTAACTTAAGTCCATGGACTCGGGCTGGGCGGTCGAGCCGCCCAGTCATTTCTCCAAAGGACCCAAGGGAGCTATGGCCGAGTCAAGTCGCATCTTCGCACTTCAGTTAGGCGATCGCCAATTAGTAATGGACTTCGGCGACGGAGAGCTGAATTTCTATCGCATCCGCAGCGGTCAGTTGGAGTTTCGCAGCACCCGCTGGCAGCCTACCCATTGGTTCCAGCTCAGCCCAGAAGACATTCTCCAACACCTGATGTTGCAAACTCCAGTGGCGGCCTGGCTGAAGTCGCGGATGAAACTCGTTCCCCGATACATGGGAACCGCCGCCTAGACATCTATCTTCCCTGCTGTTCCAGGAATTTTTCCACTTCCAGAGCTGCCATGCAGCCAGTTCCTGCGGCCGTGATTGCCTGCCGGTATCGGCGGTCTTGGACGTCGCCGCAGGCAAAAACGCCGGGAACGCGGGTGAAAACGTAATCGTGTGTCTTCAGATAACCGTCGGCGTCGGTTTCCAGTTGGTCGCCGAACATTTTCGTGTTGGGAATATGACCGATTCCCAGAAACAACGCGCTCGTTGGGAAATCAATGTTCTTTTCAGTCTTGAGGTTCCGCAACTTCAAACCCGTAACCTCTTTTTTCGCGACGTCAAAGACATCCTCCACCACTGTGTCGGTCATGAATTTGATCTTGTCGTGCTTGCGGGCACGATCAAGCATGATTTTCGAAGCGCGAAAGTGATCACGCCGGTGGATGACGGTCACTTTGCTGCCAAAACGGGTCAGGAAGAGTGCCTCTTCCATGGCTGAATCCCCGCCGCCTACAACCGTTATTTCCTTGCCGGTAAAAAAGAAACCGTCACAAGTGGCGCAGGAAGAGACGCCATGCCCAATAAGCGCTTGCTCATTCGGCAGCCCCAACCAGCGGGCAGAGGCGCCGCTGGCAATAATCAGGGTTCGAGCATGCACGGTTTCGCGGCCGAAGTTGAGAGCAAAAGGCCGCTGTTTGAGATCGGCACTGACCAAGTGACTGACCTTGAACTCGGCGCCAAAGCGGGCCGCCTGCTTTTTCATGTTTTCGATCAGTTCCGGCCCTTGGATCCCCTCCGGAAAGCCGGGAAAGTTCTCTACCAGAGTGGTGAGCGAGAGCTGCCCTCCAGGCTCATGACCTTGGATTACCAAAGGCTTTAGATTGGCGCGGGCGGCATAGATGGCGGCAGTAAGCCCCGCACAACCCGAGCCGATAATAACTGTCTCGCGAACGTGATTTTCCATTGCGTCCTATTACTTAGATTGTTGACGACGGAATTCGTTCCATAAACCAGCTTTGCCCAACAAACTAATGCGGTTTCGACCCAACACGCACCGAGGTGGAAAATGCGCCAAAGGCTGAATTCACACGCGCTAGTTCCGAGGGAATCGTACGGCGGGCTCCCAGGGCGTCACGATAAAGAGCCAGGATCGTGCTGGCGTGGCGGAAAAGCGGTTCATAGGCGCTCTGGTCAACCGCGTGGCCAACTTCGCTAGCAGTACAGCGGGCAAGTACGATGGAAGACTTGCCAAAGCGCTCCAGCCTGACCCTGCTTGCCGGGGTATCGGTTGCCAGGACGGTGGCAGGAGTCGAAACTGCGGAAACCGTGTCCTCGATGGAGACTTGAAGCAAATCCTTTGAATCACGCAAGCGGAACACCAGGGTTTCAACCATATTTTGCGCGTCGGTGCTAAACGAATACTGGGCGTTCAGGAACGGCGATTCGCTGGGGAATTCGCGACGAATGCGTGCCCAGTGGGCTACTGGAGTTTTGGTGTCGCGTTCCTCGCGCGGTGCGTGTTCGGCTGGAGTTGTTCCCTGCACAGTGAGGGATCCGGGTAAGGCAGACTCCTGGTCTAGTGTGGTGCGGCCGCGATCTACCTCGAAATCTGTCGCCCAAAGCGGCTTCCGCGGTATGCGTGCCAAAGCGGCAGCAATGTCCTTTTGGTCGCGCTCCGATGGCGCGCAAACGTTGAGGACGTTGAGCCGCACCGTCGGACCTTTCTGCTGTGGGTTCGCACCTGCTTGTTGGGCGACAGAGATTTGCACGCCAAGCAGCACCATGGGAATGCTCGCCCGCAAACCTAACTGGCCCAAATGTCTCGGCACG includes:
- a CDS encoding DUF3106 domain-containing protein codes for the protein MAKWGATLLAQIAIVAALTIAVVAQDAANNSQTAPPATSDKTPSAAANAPTHGSAARAHRSHHAGDWLSKYKGLPPDQQQRALENDPGFRKLPPANQAKLLERLHKFNSLSPDKQQRIIKRMETYEHLSAAQRQQVRAAYGKIRKLPPQRQTAMKTAIHELRQMPAEQRGQAVDSEKYRSTFSDQERDLLKRLVQLPLAPVHAQNEEQPSATASSQ
- a CDS encoding transglutaminase-like domain-containing protein, with amino-acid sequence MSKLGESTIEVAGSFAAQVGSDVEDERIDLLRGALTIARTEYPNLDIESYVARIEVFAERVGSRVRDVGDPAQSIFALNTVLFGEEKLRGNREEYYDPRNSFLNDVLDRRLGIPITLALIYMEVARRIGFPLFGVGMPGHFLLKHYDPEGRQVLIDAFNGGHILSAKDCKERLNEIYAGQLTFQPQFLMSVSRRQMLTRILNNLKTVYLTARNFRKALPIVDMVLAIYPRSPEDVKQRALLRYSLGQMRGAVQDLEDYLKMSPDASDVDEIRDTSLNIRRTLATMN
- a CDS encoding proline dehydrogenase family protein, with product MLRAALIGLSENRHLRALAERSSLGLRLSQRFVAGTSIEDAVRAAQTVNRAGMTVSVDNLGENVTSLDEARHSAALYHQLLDEIEAQKLQANISLKLTHMGLDLDEGVARELVSKLVGRAARSTPRNFVRIDMEGSPYTQRTLDFVHDIHRQPGNAGAVGAVIQSYMRRSEADVERLLSEGIRIRLCKGAYKEPPEIAFQKKAEVDANYVRLMKMLVKSGIYHGIATHDPRMIEETIRFADKEQIRRDAFEFQMLYGIRRDLQQKLVQQGWGMRVYIPFGTEWYPYLMRRLAERPANLFFLLRNLFRQ
- the trxB gene encoding thioredoxin-disulfide reductase → MENHVRETVIIGSGCAGLTAAIYAARANLKPLVIQGHEPGGQLSLTTLVENFPGFPEGIQGPELIENMKKQAARFGAEFKVSHLVSADLKQRPFALNFGRETVHARTLIIASGASARWLGLPNEQALIGHGVSSCATCDGFFFTGKEITVVGGGDSAMEEALFLTRFGSKVTVIHRRDHFRASKIMLDRARKHDKIKFMTDTVVEDVFDVAKKEVTGLKLRNLKTEKNIDFPTSALFLGIGHIPNTKMFGDQLETDADGYLKTHDYVFTRVPGVFACGDVQDRRYRQAITAAGTGCMAALEVEKFLEQQGR